The following are encoded together in the Bacillus sp. (in: firmicutes) genome:
- the ribD gene encoding bifunctional diaminohydroxyphosphoribosylaminopyrimidine deaminase/5-amino-6-(5-phosphoribosylamino)uracil reductase RibD produces MANHEFYMQLAIQNAKAMKGQTDPNPLVGAVIVNDNRIVGIGAHLKAGEPHAEIHALNMAGNLAKGSTMYVTLEPCSHYGRTGPCAEAVVRAGVKQVVIATLDPNPLVSGRGVRMLEEAGVEVIVGVCEEEAKRMNEVFNKYITTKLPFVTLKSAMTLDGKIATYTADSKWITSEKAREDVHQLRHEHRAILVGVNTVLKDNPQLTTRIPHGRNPLRVILDSTLKIPLDARVVANNEAETWIFTSEAYDKKKKEALEDQGIRVLVTSHPSRVDVKEVVRILGEEQISSVLVEGGGEVNASFLNNGLVDKVVVYVAPKLIGGRMAPTFFEGEGKALMKEAIELTSFTVTPVGPDIKLEGYPVYKKEEKWND; encoded by the coding sequence CACTGGTTGGAGCGGTAATCGTCAATGACAATCGCATCGTTGGAATTGGGGCTCACTTAAAGGCAGGAGAACCGCATGCGGAAATTCATGCGCTTAATATGGCCGGGAACCTTGCAAAAGGGAGCACGATGTATGTGACATTAGAACCTTGTTCACATTACGGTCGAACAGGTCCTTGTGCGGAAGCGGTGGTCCGTGCTGGTGTAAAACAAGTTGTTATCGCCACCCTTGACCCGAATCCGCTTGTCTCTGGGCGCGGAGTACGTATGTTAGAAGAAGCGGGTGTGGAGGTTATTGTTGGGGTGTGTGAAGAAGAAGCGAAAAGAATGAATGAAGTATTTAATAAGTACATCACTACAAAGCTTCCGTTTGTCACCCTTAAATCAGCGATGACGCTTGATGGAAAAATCGCCACCTATACTGCTGACAGTAAATGGATTACGTCAGAAAAAGCGCGAGAAGATGTGCACCAACTTCGTCATGAACATCGGGCGATTTTAGTGGGGGTAAATACGGTTTTAAAAGATAATCCACAGCTCACAACCCGCATTCCTCATGGACGAAATCCGCTACGCGTCATTCTGGATTCGACGTTAAAAATTCCGCTCGATGCCCGTGTGGTAGCTAATAACGAAGCGGAGACGTGGATTTTTACAAGCGAAGCGTATGATAAAAAGAAAAAAGAAGCACTTGAGGACCAAGGAATTCGAGTATTGGTAACGAGTCATCCGTCCCGGGTCGATGTGAAAGAAGTGGTGCGCATACTTGGAGAAGAGCAAATTTCCTCTGTTCTTGTCGAAGGAGGCGGCGAGGTGAACGCCTCGTTTTTGAACAACGGTCTTGTCGATAAAGTGGTCGTTTACGTGGCTCCGAAATTGATTGGCGGGCGCATGGCTCCAACCTTTTTCGAAGGAGAAGGAAAAGCGTTGATGAAAGAAGCCATTGAATTGACAAGCTTTACGGTAACACCAGTGGGACCGGATATAAAACTCGAAGGTTATCCTGTCTATAAAAAAGAAGAAAAATGGAATGACTAA
- a CDS encoding MFS transporter, with the protein MSIWENPTYVQLFSARLLSNAGDSLYAIATMWLVHQLGGSTFYTGLAGFLVLIPNALQMFFGPIVERLPIKKTFVLTQLAQAIVVLFIPIVAHFNWLTVEFLLVIMPLLALMNQLVFPMESALLPVILEKEQLVKGNIAFSFAFHGMELVFTTIAGLLIATFGATTILLADTVIFLAAMLIFSMLKLPIERLNMEKQESSFGEYGKQLKEGLHIVFRSLFFVAALGGLIANFAFGMVNGVLPDYADHRGGASVYGFYLAALSFGILIGTLFASTIERFPLGKVAVFSYAGSAALWASAIYVPNTYASLILLALSLLPIGATNVVMAAVVQSVVPTKYLARVSTVLGSVSVGAMPLGSLIAGVLALKIGSTHVLASPALGLLFIAFFWLLIPRLWKLPKSSEIQPEDFGLNIENPQLDTSTSI; encoded by the coding sequence GTGTCAATTTGGGAAAATCCAACATATGTTCAACTGTTTTCTGCTCGCTTATTATCCAACGCTGGGGATAGTTTGTATGCGATTGCGACGATGTGGCTCGTTCACCAGCTTGGGGGCTCGACGTTTTACACGGGACTTGCAGGATTTCTAGTCTTAATTCCGAATGCGTTGCAAATGTTTTTTGGACCAATTGTAGAGCGTTTGCCCATAAAAAAGACGTTTGTTTTGACTCAATTGGCTCAAGCAATCGTTGTTTTGTTTATTCCGATTGTGGCTCATTTCAATTGGCTAACTGTTGAGTTTCTTTTAGTTATCATGCCTTTACTAGCGCTCATGAACCAACTTGTCTTTCCGATGGAGTCCGCCCTTTTACCAGTGATTTTAGAAAAAGAACAATTAGTCAAAGGAAATATCGCATTTTCTTTTGCTTTTCACGGAATGGAACTCGTTTTTACGACAATAGCAGGCTTGCTTATTGCGACATTTGGGGCCACGACGATTTTATTGGCTGATACCGTCATCTTTTTAGCCGCTATGCTTATTTTCTCGATGTTAAAATTGCCGATTGAACGTCTTAATATGGAAAAACAAGAATCATCCTTTGGCGAGTATGGAAAACAATTAAAAGAAGGGTTACATATTGTATTTCGCTCGTTATTTTTTGTAGCTGCCCTAGGCGGATTAATTGCCAACTTTGCTTTTGGAATGGTGAATGGAGTATTGCCGGATTACGCCGATCATCGTGGGGGCGCGTCTGTCTATGGATTTTATTTAGCGGCCCTTTCATTTGGAATCTTGATAGGGACGTTATTTGCCTCAACGATTGAACGTTTCCCACTTGGTAAAGTGGCTGTGTTCTCCTATGCTGGCTCCGCGGCTCTTTGGGCAAGTGCCATTTACGTACCAAATACATATGCAAGTCTTATTTTACTCGCCTTATCTTTACTGCCAATCGGTGCGACCAATGTCGTCATGGCGGCTGTCGTTCAATCTGTCGTCCCGACGAAATATTTAGCTCGCGTGTCCACTGTTTTAGGCAGTGTATCTGTTGGAGCGATGCCACTTGGGTCCCTCATTGCTGGGGTGTTGGCATTAAAAATTGGAAGTACGCATGTGCTCGCTTCCCCAGCATTAGGACTTTTATTCATTGCATTCTTTTGGCTCCTTATTCCAAGGTTATGGAAATTACCAAAATCGAGTGAAATTCAACCAGAAGATTTCGGACTTAACATAGAAAACCCTCAATTGGACACCTCCACATCGATTTAA
- a CDS encoding potassium/proton antiporter translates to MFEDILHTDTFVLLTAILFITGILTTKFSSRIGVPALVLFMVVGMVMGSDILGIIYFDNASAAQLIGVFALIIILFEGGLQTKWSTLRPVILPSLSLATIGVILTSGIVALAAKMILDLGWLEAILFGAIVGSTDAAAVFAVLKGQNINERVGRTLEAESGSNDPMAVFLTVAMIELITMPDANALTLVGSFFVQMGVALIVGFLFGKLAVAALNRINLDSSGLYPIFAIAFALLTYGITAFLNGSGLLAVYVLAIIIGNAEIAYRHSIFRFSEGFAWMMQILMFVILGLLVFPSELFTWTIFSKGILISAILMLIARPIAVFASTIKMNYTNKELLFLSWAGLKGAVPIVLATFPMLAHIENSQLIFNVVFFVVMTSCLIQGTTITYLAEKLGLTGPQKTTPMHSLELISLGKADAEMIEYEIETDSAIVGKSLQDIPFPDGSLVNAIIREDQLITPTGNTIIHAGDFLYILTSRKSKNQLKQLLQEKNKNSQLDEERKNLSNSV, encoded by the coding sequence ATGTTTGAAGATATTTTGCATACAGATACATTTGTTTTACTTACAGCTATTTTATTTATCACTGGTATCTTGACCACGAAATTTTCTTCTCGTATAGGAGTACCTGCTCTTGTTCTATTCATGGTGGTCGGTATGGTTATGGGAAGCGATATATTAGGGATTATTTATTTTGACAACGCAAGTGCCGCCCAACTTATAGGGGTCTTTGCCCTTATTATTATTTTGTTTGAGGGTGGACTTCAAACAAAATGGAGTACGCTTCGCCCTGTTATTCTTCCTTCTCTTTCTCTTGCAACCATTGGGGTTATTTTAACATCTGGAATCGTCGCACTTGCAGCAAAGATGATTCTTGACCTTGGATGGCTAGAAGCAATCCTGTTTGGTGCAATCGTTGGTTCTACAGATGCAGCTGCCGTGTTTGCTGTGTTAAAGGGACAAAATATTAATGAACGCGTTGGTAGAACATTAGAAGCAGAATCAGGCTCGAACGACCCGATGGCTGTCTTTTTGACAGTTGCAATGATTGAATTGATTACGATGCCCGATGCAAATGCACTAACGTTGGTTGGTTCTTTCTTTGTACAAATGGGGGTTGCTCTTATCGTTGGTTTTCTTTTCGGTAAATTAGCCGTTGCAGCTTTAAATCGCATTAATCTTGATTCAAGTGGGCTATATCCCATTTTCGCGATTGCGTTTGCTTTACTCACATACGGGATCACGGCTTTTCTGAACGGAAGTGGTCTTCTTGCCGTGTACGTATTAGCTATCATAATTGGAAACGCAGAAATTGCATACCGGCATTCGATTTTTCGGTTTTCAGAGGGCTTTGCATGGATGATGCAAATATTGATGTTTGTCATTTTAGGTCTTCTTGTTTTCCCATCCGAGCTCTTTACGTGGACCATTTTCTCAAAAGGTATCTTAATTTCAGCAATTTTAATGCTTATTGCTAGACCGATAGCTGTTTTTGCTTCTACGATTAAAATGAATTATACAAATAAAGAATTATTATTTCTTTCATGGGCAGGATTAAAAGGTGCGGTGCCAATTGTCCTTGCCACATTCCCTATGTTGGCACATATTGAAAACAGTCAACTTATCTTTAATGTTGTTTTTTTCGTTGTGATGACGAGTTGCTTAATTCAAGGAACAACTATTACCTATTTAGCTGAAAAACTTGGATTAACGGGTCCACAGAAAACTACTCCGATGCATTCGCTTGAGCTCATTTCGCTTGGAAAAGCAGATGCAGAAATGATTGAATACGAGATAGAGACCGACTCGGCCATTGTAGGCAAATCATTACAAGATATTCCTTTTCCAGACGGTTCTTTAGTCAACGCAATTATTCGAGAAGATCAGCTCATTACACCTACTGGAAACACCATCATTCATGCAGGAGATTTCCTCTATATCCTTACTTCAAGAAAGAGTAAAAATCAATTAAAACAGCTTTTACAAGAAAAGAATAAAAACAGTCAATTAGATGAGGAGAGAAAGAATTTATCTAATTCTGTATAA
- a CDS encoding tyrosine-type recombinase/integrase has translation MKTVEAIKDEKQLLSIKAFLKRRSLRDYCLFLLGINTGIRINDLLHLHVKDVMSESGEILHYLQSSVYTDPPVYFNDHVRNSLRAYIQESLLSYTDYLFQSRKTNEPITRQQAYRIINEAAKLSGVKGSIGTHTLRKTFGYHAYKKGIAISLIQKRLQHSTPSETRQYIGITNQNPVYIQLDVNL, from the coding sequence ATGAAAACTGTTGAAGCAATTAAAGATGAAAAACAACTTCTATCAATAAAAGCATTTTTAAAACGACGTTCACTGCGTGACTATTGTTTATTTTTGCTTGGAATTAATACAGGTATCCGAATTAATGATTTACTGCATTTACATGTAAAAGACGTTATGAGCGAATCAGGTGAAATTCTTCACTACCTTCAATCCTCTGTTTACACTGATCCACCCGTATATTTTAACGATCATGTTCGTAACTCTTTACGAGCATATATTCAAGAAAGTTTACTCAGCTACACCGATTACCTTTTTCAATCAAGAAAAACGAATGAACCAATTACTCGTCAGCAAGCTTACCGAATTATTAATGAAGCAGCTAAACTATCAGGAGTGAAAGGTTCAATTGGTACCCACACACTTCGTAAAACATTCGGCTATCATGCGTATAAAAAAGGAATTGCGATTTCACTCATTCAAAAAAGGCTGCAACATTCCACTCCCTCTGAAACGCGTCAATATATAGGGATTACAAATCAAAATCCTGTTTATATCCAATTGGATGTAAATTTATAA
- the speD gene encoding adenosylmethionine decarboxylase produces the protein MDTTGHHFIIESYGCSESRLNSGEWLEKEMSNIVNQVGMNKLSSHFHPFYPEGVTGVIVLSTSHFSIHTWPEKKYAALDLYTCGDTSTDRLWKAIETFTEQIGAQFTQVYYVPRGNKTHSDPILRKQWTSQNKDNRLTTQMEHLQMIKPNQSNEWDIIQLKEILSGEHHVHYQGKSPFQDIFIVEANDLRLYLDYELQFSSIDERYYHEALVHPAMSWNDKRERVLILGGGDGLALREVLKYPDVQQVELVDIDPVVLEAARTVPALTKQNNRAFFDSRVTVHVKDANAFIEKCQKQYDVIIIDFPDPVDEVIAELYTKELFEKIARRLSKTGTLVCQSNSTEDTPIVFWSIAKTMEAAGLFTLPYERIVPSFGIWGFHLAAHQPLKEKMFYVPVPHQALPDPVTKLFQLTNRAQRTEPYAVVHTKKQSQLHDIYQKEIRNLNR, from the coding sequence ATGGATACTACGGGTCACCATTTTATTATTGAATCCTACGGTTGTTCGGAAAGTCGTTTGAACTCAGGCGAATGGTTGGAAAAAGAAATGAGCAACATAGTGAATCAAGTTGGAATGAATAAGTTATCGAGTCATTTTCATCCCTTCTATCCAGAAGGGGTAACGGGAGTCATTGTGTTAAGTACCTCTCATTTTTCCATACACACGTGGCCAGAAAAAAAGTATGCGGCACTCGATTTGTACACGTGCGGAGACACATCAACGGATCGGTTATGGAAGGCCATTGAAACATTTACTGAACAAATTGGAGCGCAATTCACTCAAGTTTACTATGTACCTAGAGGAAATAAAACTCATTCAGACCCAATTTTACGAAAACAATGGACTTCTCAAAATAAAGACAATCGATTAACTACCCAAATGGAGCATCTCCAAATGATCAAGCCAAACCAAAGTAATGAGTGGGATATAATTCAATTAAAAGAAATATTAAGCGGAGAACATCATGTCCATTATCAAGGAAAAAGTCCGTTTCAAGATATTTTTATCGTCGAAGCAAACGACCTTCGTCTTTATTTAGATTATGAGTTGCAATTTAGCTCGATCGATGAACGTTATTATCATGAAGCACTTGTTCATCCGGCGATGTCATGGAACGACAAACGAGAACGTGTCCTTATTTTAGGTGGGGGAGATGGGTTAGCTCTTAGAGAAGTATTAAAATATCCGGATGTACAACAAGTGGAGTTAGTCGATATTGATCCGGTTGTATTAGAGGCTGCTCGGACGGTTCCAGCGTTAACGAAGCAAAACAACCGAGCGTTCTTTGATTCGCGTGTCACGGTTCATGTGAAAGATGCCAATGCATTTATCGAAAAATGCCAAAAACAATATGATGTTATTATTATTGATTTTCCGGACCCTGTAGACGAAGTGATTGCCGAACTTTACACAAAAGAACTGTTCGAGAAAATCGCAAGACGACTATCAAAAACGGGTACGCTCGTCTGTCAATCCAACTCAACAGAAGATACACCAATCGTCTTTTGGAGTATTGCGAAGACGATGGAAGCGGCGGGATTATTCACATTACCATATGAACGGATTGTTCCGTCCTTTGGTATTTGGGGATTCCATTTGGCGGCCCATCAACCGTTAAAAGAAAAAATGTTTTACGTACCTGTCCCTCATCAAGCCCTCCCTGATCCAGTAACGAAACTTTTCCAGTTAACAAACCGGGCACAAAGAACCGAGCCGTATGCCGTTGTTCATACGAAAAAACAATCTCAACTTCATGACATTTATCAAAAAGAAATTCGAAACTTAAATAGGTAA
- a CDS encoding winged helix-turn-helix transcriptional regulator: protein MNKREKQILEHIRVNPFISQQELADSLGISRPAVAGYISSLMKQGKILGRAYVLPADERIICIGGANIDRKGYVDELQMGTSNPIQFLSTTGGVARNIAENLGRLNIPVSLVSTVGLDAEGEQLLEDTGKYVDTRLVMHVTGQNTGSYTAILSRDGELITAFADMNVYDTMTPKVMETFRQELLNARVIVLDTNISAESIDWVIQFCREEEKTLCLAPVSSLKIKKLPAQLHGVNFFIANEHEARTYTNMMKEDLESVCDQLLSLGCEKVVITRGKDGVVYKSKEEYGLIDAPKADVVDVTGAGDAFIAGFLFGHWQNQTLKEACQYGMSCSIITLSTKETVSTELNKQRLLHTVNTYFQKEDEQ, encoded by the coding sequence TTGAACAAACGTGAAAAGCAAATTTTAGAGCATATACGAGTCAATCCGTTCATATCCCAGCAAGAATTAGCAGATTCCTTAGGAATTTCTCGTCCAGCGGTAGCTGGATATATTTCATCGTTAATGAAGCAAGGGAAAATTTTAGGTAGAGCGTATGTACTTCCAGCGGATGAACGAATCATTTGTATCGGTGGGGCCAACATTGATCGAAAAGGATATGTGGATGAGCTTCAAATGGGGACGTCAAACCCCATTCAATTTTTATCAACAACTGGAGGAGTCGCTCGAAATATTGCAGAGAATTTAGGACGACTCAATATACCTGTCTCCTTAGTTAGTACGGTTGGCCTCGATGCTGAAGGTGAGCAATTGCTTGAAGATACAGGAAAATATGTAGATACACGGTTGGTAATGCATGTTACTGGACAAAATACTGGATCGTATACCGCGATCCTTTCTCGTGACGGGGAGTTGATCACCGCATTTGCCGATATGAATGTGTATGACACGATGACCCCAAAAGTGATGGAGACCTTTCGGCAAGAGCTGTTGAATGCACGTGTAATTGTTTTAGATACGAATATATCAGCAGAGTCGATTGATTGGGTCATTCAATTTTGTCGGGAAGAAGAAAAAACATTATGTCTTGCTCCCGTGTCGTCATTGAAAATTAAAAAGTTACCTGCTCAATTACATGGTGTTAACTTTTTCATTGCCAATGAGCATGAAGCAAGAACGTACACAAATATGATGAAGGAAGACTTGGAAAGTGTTTGTGATCAACTCCTTTCGTTAGGTTGTGAGAAAGTTGTGATTACAAGGGGAAAAGATGGGGTTGTCTATAAATCAAAAGAAGAATACGGACTCATCGATGCCCCAAAGGCCGACGTTGTCGATGTGACTGGTGCTGGAGATGCCTTTATTGCCGGCTTTTTATTCGGACATTGGCAAAACCAAACGTTAAAAGAGGCTTGTCAATACGGGATGAGTTGTTCGATTATTACTCTTTCAACTAAAGAAACGGTATCGACTGAATTAAACAAACAGCGATTATTACATACTGTAAACACTTATTTTCAAAAGGAGGACGAACAATGA
- a CDS encoding pseudouridine-5'-phosphate glycosidase yields MKLSTYVVLSEEVKEALRSNQPVVALESTIISHGMPYPQNVETALEVEEVIRKNGAVPATIAIIEGKIKVGLTKEEIEFLGTSNDIEKVSRRDLPYILAKKKHGATTVAATMICADLAGIRVFATGGIGGVHRGAEKTMDISADLQELAQTNVAVVCAGAKSILDLGLTLEYLETNGVPVIGYGTNILPAFYSRTSPYHVDYQLDTPEEIAELIQLKWELGLQGGLVIANPVPKEHELEESYIHSIINQALQEAEEKKITGKEVTPFLLDQVKTLTEGKSLEANIALVKNNAQLAACIAKAMVKNK; encoded by the coding sequence ATGAAGCTATCAACGTATGTTGTTTTATCAGAAGAAGTAAAAGAAGCTTTACGATCCAATCAACCAGTCGTTGCGTTAGAATCGACAATTATTTCACACGGCATGCCGTATCCACAAAATGTAGAAACGGCTCTTGAAGTCGAAGAAGTGATTCGAAAAAACGGAGCCGTACCAGCAACCATTGCCATTATTGAAGGAAAAATAAAAGTAGGTCTCACGAAAGAGGAAATCGAATTTTTAGGAACAAGCAACGACATTGAAAAAGTAAGCCGAAGAGACCTTCCGTATATTTTAGCGAAGAAAAAGCATGGAGCGACAACGGTGGCTGCAACAATGATTTGTGCGGATTTAGCTGGCATTCGAGTGTTTGCAACTGGTGGAATCGGTGGTGTGCATCGGGGAGCAGAAAAGACAATGGACATTTCCGCTGACTTACAAGAGCTGGCACAGACAAACGTGGCGGTCGTTTGTGCTGGGGCGAAGTCGATTTTAGATTTAGGTCTTACCTTAGAATATTTAGAAACCAACGGTGTACCAGTCATCGGATACGGCACCAATATATTACCAGCCTTTTATTCAAGAACAAGCCCGTATCATGTAGACTATCAATTAGACACACCAGAAGAAATAGCTGAGCTTATTCAATTGAAATGGGAATTAGGTTTACAAGGAGGATTGGTCATTGCCAACCCTGTTCCGAAAGAACATGAACTTGAAGAGTCCTATATTCATTCGATCATCAACCAAGCCCTTCAAGAAGCGGAAGAAAAGAAGATTACAGGTAAAGAAGTAACTCCATTCTTATTGGATCAAGTGAAGACATTAACAGAAGGAAAAAGTCTCGAAGCGAATATTGCGCTTGTCAAAAATAACGCCCAATTAGCTGCGTGCATAGCTAAAGCGATGGTAAAAAATAAATAA
- a CDS encoding thioredoxin family protein translates to MARTESNMFPLGKEAPQFTLPDVVSGKNVSLNDIKSDVATVVMFICNHCPFVKHVQHELVRLANDYMPKGISFVAINSNDVENYPDDSPEKMKEVAEELGYPFPYLFDETQEVAKAYDAACTPDFYIFDGDLKCVYRGQLDDSRPGNDIPVTGESIRKALDQLLKGEPVDPNQRPSLGCNIKWKNQ, encoded by the coding sequence ATGGCCCGAACAGAATCGAATATGTTTCCGCTTGGAAAAGAAGCACCACAGTTTACATTGCCTGATGTTGTTTCTGGAAAAAATGTTTCCTTAAACGACATCAAATCGGACGTAGCAACAGTAGTCATGTTCATTTGTAACCACTGTCCATTCGTCAAACATGTGCAACATGAGCTTGTTCGACTAGCGAATGATTATATGCCAAAAGGAATTTCATTTGTGGCAATTAACTCTAATGACGTCGAAAACTATCCAGATGACTCACCAGAAAAAATGAAAGAGGTTGCCGAAGAGCTTGGTTACCCATTCCCTTATTTATTCGATGAAACTCAAGAAGTGGCGAAAGCATATGACGCTGCATGTACTCCTGATTTCTACATTTTTGACGGCGACCTAAAATGCGTATATCGTGGTCAATTGGACGACTCTCGACCTGGAAATGACATCCCGGTTACCGGTGAATCTATTCGCAAGGCCCTTGATCAATTGTTAAAAGGGGAGCCAGTTGATCCAAATCAACGTCCAAGCCTTGGCTGCAACATTAAATGGAAAAACCAATAA
- a CDS encoding alanine:cation symporter family protein, with protein sequence MENFVNDIVGILWSSPLIYLCLGVGLVFSIMTRFLQVRHLKDMIKLMFQGKSSDAGVSSFQALAIALSGRVGTGNIAGTATAIAFGGPGAVFWMWTIAFIGAASAFIESTHAQIYKVKQDGEYRGGPAYYIEKGLGWKWYGVLFAISAIFAMSLLMPGIQSNSIALGLENAFGISPFITGIILVAIIGIIIFGGVKRIATVAQYVVPFMAVGYILLSLIIIALNITELPAVFALIFKSAFALDSAFGGIVGAAISWGVKRGIYSNEAGQGTGPHAAAAAEVSHPAKQGLVQAFSVYIDTLLVCSATAFMILFTGMYNVEDPDGNFLRENLPGVEAGPAYTQAAIETVFPSFGAGFVAIALFFFAFTTIMAYYYMAETNIAYLTRGRNSKTPMFVLKVVLLAATFYGAVKTAKLAWALGDIGLGIMVWLNVIAIVLLAKPALVALKDYEEQKKQGLDPVFDPEKLGIKNADYWVEEYKGEENRVS encoded by the coding sequence TTGGAGAACTTCGTAAATGACATAGTAGGGATTTTATGGAGCTCACCGCTCATCTATCTATGTCTCGGGGTAGGATTAGTTTTTTCCATCATGACTCGCTTTTTACAAGTAAGACACTTAAAGGACATGATTAAGCTCATGTTCCAAGGAAAAAGCTCAGACGCAGGGGTATCATCATTTCAGGCCTTGGCAATTGCTCTATCTGGACGTGTTGGTACTGGTAACATTGCTGGAACAGCAACGGCGATTGCGTTCGGGGGACCGGGAGCGGTATTCTGGATGTGGACGATCGCCTTTATCGGAGCAGCTAGTGCGTTTATCGAATCAACTCATGCACAAATTTATAAGGTTAAACAAGATGGGGAATATCGTGGAGGACCAGCCTATTATATTGAAAAAGGTTTAGGCTGGAAATGGTACGGTGTTTTATTTGCAATTTCCGCTATTTTTGCCATGAGTTTATTAATGCCAGGTATTCAATCTAATTCTATTGCTTTAGGATTAGAAAATGCTTTTGGTATTAGTCCATTTATTACCGGAATTATTCTTGTTGCTATTATCGGTATCATTATCTTTGGTGGAGTAAAACGTATTGCAACGGTTGCACAATACGTTGTTCCGTTCATGGCTGTCGGTTATATTCTTCTTTCACTTATTATCATTGCTTTAAACATTACTGAGCTACCAGCTGTTTTTGCATTAATTTTTAAAAGTGCCTTCGCTTTAGATTCTGCCTTCGGTGGTATTGTCGGTGCGGCTATTTCTTGGGGAGTAAAACGTGGAATTTACTCTAACGAAGCTGGTCAAGGTACTGGACCTCACGCAGCGGCAGCAGCCGAAGTCTCCCACCCAGCTAAACAAGGACTTGTTCAAGCATTTTCTGTCTACATCGATACATTATTAGTATGTTCCGCAACGGCGTTCATGATTTTATTTACTGGTATGTACAACGTAGAAGATCCAGATGGAAACTTCCTTCGTGAGAACTTGCCAGGTGTCGAAGCAGGTCCTGCTTACACGCAAGCCGCTATTGAAACAGTATTCCCAAGCTTCGGTGCTGGCTTTGTAGCGATTGCCTTGTTCTTCTTTGCCTTTACAACTATTATGGCATACTACTACATGGCGGAAACAAATATCGCCTATTTAACGCGTGGCCGTAACAGCAAAACACCAATGTTTGTTTTAAAAGTTGTATTACTAGCAGCAACATTCTACGGTGCTGTAAAAACAGCAAAACTTGCATGGGCACTTGGTGATATCGGCTTAGGAATCATGGTATGGCTCAACGTCATTGCCATCGTTCTTCTCGCTAAACCAGCCTTAGTGGCATTAAAAGATTACGAAGAACAGAAAAAACAAGGATTGGATCCTGTCTTTGACCCAGAAAAACTCGGAATTAAAAATGCTGATTATTGGGTAGAAGAGTACAAAGGAGAAGAAAATCGAGTTTCATAA
- a CDS encoding transposase, giving the protein MNSIMNIPGLKDCQVIKMEERKGEILLYVEMEQKPHPCPDCGQLTNKVHDYRWQKVQHLKWFERMTYIWYKRRRYACACGKRFSELEAFYQVVEESGIPEMKQAIETFRNWQVEILNSFVYGHSNGFLEEINNTTKVIKRNGYGYKNFKRFRARILLRHQYKGICLHIG; this is encoded by the coding sequence ATGAATTCTATCATGAATATCCCAGGATTAAAAGACTGTCAGGTGATAAAAATGGAGGAGCGTAAAGGGGAAATCCTCCTCTATGTGGAAATGGAGCAAAAGCCACACCCTTGTCCTGACTGTGGTCAACTCACCAACAAAGTTCATGATTATCGATGGCAAAAAGTTCAACATTTAAAATGGTTTGAACGGATGACGTATATTTGGTATAAACGTCGTCGATATGCCTGTGCTTGCGGAAAACGCTTTTCCGAGCTGGAAGCATTTTATCAAGTAGTAGAGGAATCAGGAATTCCAGAGATGAAACAAGCGATAGAAACGTTTCGAAATTGGCAAGTAGAAATCCTTAATAGCTTTGTGTATGGTCATTCCAATGGCTTTTTGGAAGAAATCAATAATACGACAAAAGTCATCAAGCGAAACGGCTATGGATATAAAAACTTCAAGAGATTTCGAGCAAGAATCTTATTGAGACATCAGTATAAAGGAATATGTCTACATATAGGTTAG